One Pseudomonadota bacterium genomic window, GTTTTTGAAACAATCTTTCCGCATCCTACACTTTCTGAAATGATGCATGAATCATCATTACAAGCTTTTAATCAAGCCATTCATATATGACAAACCCTTTTCCATCTTCCCAAAGCAAGCCTTCTTGGATTCGGGTTAAAGCTCCCCAATCTGCCGAATACCATCGGACAAAAGATCTTATGAGGCATCTTAAATTAAATACCGTGTGTGAAGAAGCCGCGTGTCCTAATATTGGAGAATGTTGGAGTAAAAAGCATGCAACGGTCATGATTCTAGGAAGTACCTGTACACGCGCCTGTGCTTTTTGCAATGTTAAAACGGGCCGACCAGATCAATTAGATCCTCACGAACCAGAACATGTTGCTGCAGCTGTTCAAGCTTTAAATCTTTCCCATGTTGTGGTGACCTCGGTGGATAGAGATGATCTTGAGGATGGAGGCGCCTCTCATTTTGCACACGTGATTAAAGCAATTCGTACAACTTCTCCTCACACAACAATTGAAGTCTTGACGCCTGATTTTTTAAGAAAAGAAGGGGCTCTTGAAATTGTGGCTACAGCAAAACCCGATGTTTATAATCATAATCTTGAAACTGTTCCACGGCTTTATGCCACAATTCGTCCAGGTGCGCGATATTTTCATTCTCTGCATCTTCTTGCACGTGTCAAGGAACAAGATCCTACTATTTTCACAAAATCAGGTCTTATGGTTGGTCTTGGAGAGACACGGGAAGAACTTTATCAAGTCATGGACGATCTAAGAGCTGCTTCTGTTGATTTTATAACACTCGGACAATATTTACAACCAACGCCTCAACATCATCCCGTCGAACGTTTTGTGCCCCCTGAAGAATTTGAATCTTATGCTCAAATGGCACGCGGAAAAGGATTCCGGATGGTTTCTGCCTCTCCTTTGACACGTTCCTCTTATCATGCGGATGAAGATTTTAAAAAATTAAAAGAATTTTCGTTTTCAACTTGTGATACAAACAGGAACTCTCTCAAATCAAATGCCCACGCTTCATCATACTGAAATTATTCCTCTTCCTTCTTTCACGCTTTATGAGATTATAACAG contains:
- the lipA gene encoding lipoyl synthase, with the protein product MTNPFPSSQSKPSWIRVKAPQSAEYHRTKDLMRHLKLNTVCEEAACPNIGECWSKKHATVMILGSTCTRACAFCNVKTGRPDQLDPHEPEHVAAAVQALNLSHVVVTSVDRDDLEDGGASHFAHVIKAIRTTSPHTTIEVLTPDFLRKEGALEIVATAKPDVYNHNLETVPRLYATIRPGARYFHSLHLLARVKEQDPTIFTKSGLMVGLGETREELYQVMDDLRAASVDFITLGQYLQPTPQHHPVERFVPPEEFESYAQMARGKGFRMVSASPLTRSSYHADEDFKKLKEFSFSTCDTNRNSLKSNAHASSY